In Zingiber officinale cultivar Zhangliang chromosome 6A, Zo_v1.1, whole genome shotgun sequence, a single genomic region encodes these proteins:
- the LOC121995870 gene encoding probable methyltransferase PMT3 → MIRGRDGSQKKHLIPSLCVGFLFLVFLVLYYGSFFGTQGNYANSAIEHGTKFSRTIGWSNVDNSELGKSDESIFSQQGDDGPVPKSFPVCDDRHSELIPCLDRNLIYQTRLKLDLSVMEHYERHCPQPERHYNCLIPPPAGYKVPIKWPKSRDEVWQVNIPHTHLAHEKSDQNWMVVKGDKIVFPGGGTHFHYGAGKYISHLANMLNFSNNILNNEGRVRSVLDVGCGVASFGGYLLSSDIIAMSLAPNDVHQNQIQFALERGIPAYLGVLGTKRLPYPSRSFEFAHCSRCRIDWLQRDGILLLELDRLLRPGGYFAYSSPEAYAQDEEDLRIWKQMSALVERMCWKIAAKKNQTVIWVKPLTNDCYMKRAPGTQPPLCKPNNDPDAVWGVPMEACITPYSEQIQRDSGSGLAPWPARLTTPPPRLADFGISTDMFEKDMELWQQRVDSYWSLLGSKIRPNTLRNVMDMKANLGSFAASLKDVPVWVMNVVPEDGPNTLKIVYDRGLIGTTHDWCEAFSTYPRTYDLLHAWTVFSDIEKKGCSVEDLLLEMDRILRPTGFVIVRDKKPVIDFVKKYLTALLWESVASTDPQANSEDEEVVLVIQKKLWLVDEGTKDSA, encoded by the exons ATGATAAGGGGGAGAGATGGCAGCCAAAAGAAACACTTGATCCCATCATTGTGTGTTGGGTTCCTTTTTCTAGTCTTTTTGGTTCTATACTATGGCTCCTTCTTTGGTACTCAAGGGAACTATGCTAACTCTGCAATAGAGCATGGTACTAAATTTTCGAGAACGATTGGTTGGTCTAATGTGGATAATTCAGAGTTAGGCAAATCAGATGAGTCTATTTTTAGTCAGCAGGGAGATGATGGTCCTGTACCAAAAAGCTTTCCT GTCTGCGATGACCGACATTCAGAGCTCATTCCTTGCCTGGACAGAAATCTTATATACCAGACAAGACTTAAGCTGGATTTGTCTGTGATGGAACATTATGAAAGACATTGCCCACAGCCTGAAAGGCACTATAACTGTTTGATTCCCCCACCAGCTGGGTACAAG GTACCAATAAAGTGGCCAAAAAGCCGAGATGAAGTTTGGCAAGTGAACATTCCTCACACACATCTAGCACATGAGAAATCTGATCAGAACTGGATGGTTGTAAAGGGAGATAAGATTGTTTTTCCAGGAGGCGGCACTCATTTTCACTATGGAGCTGGTAAATATATTTCACACCTTGCAAAT ATGCTTAACTTCTCAAACAATATCCTAAATAATGAAGGAAGGGTCCGATCAGTTCTTGATGTTGGTTGTGGAGTTGCTAGCTTTGGAGGATATCTCTTGTCATCAGATATTATAGCTATGTCTTTGGCACCTAATGATGTTCATCAAAATCAGATTCAATTTGCTCTCGAGAGGGGAATTCCTGCCTACCTTGGTGTACTGGGGACAAAGAGGCTTCCTTATCCAAGCAGATCTTTTGAATTTGCACATTGTTCTCGATGTCGAATTGATTGGCTGCAAAGAGATGGAATCCTTCTGCTTGAATTAGATAGGCTGCTTAGGCCTGGAGGCTATTTTGCTTACTCATCTCCTGAAGCATATGCACAAGATGAAGAAGACCTGAGGATTTGGAAACAGATGAGTGCACTGGTTGAACGAATGTGTTGGAAGATTGCTGCCAAAAAGAACCAAACTGTAATATGGGTAAAACCATTGACAAATGATTGTTACATGAAGAGAGCACCAGGAACTCAGCCGCCTCTGTGTAAACCTAATAATGATCCAGATGCAGTTTGGGGTGTCCCAATGGAGGCTTGCATTACTCCTTACTCTGAGc AGATTCAAAGAGACAGTGGAAGTGGATTGGCTCCTTGGCCAGCTCGATTGACTACCCCTCCTCCACGCCTTGCTGATTTTGGTATTTCAACAGACATGTTTGAAAAGGACATG GAACTCTGGCAACAGAGGGTTGATAGTTACTGGAGTCTATTGGGTTCAAAGATCAGACCAAATACACTGAGAAATGTGATGGATATGAAGGCAAACTTGGGTTCGTTTGCTGCTTCTCTAAAAGATGTGCCTGTTTGGGTTATGAATGTGGTCCCAGAAGATGGACCTAACACCCTCAAGATAGTTTATGACAGAGGCCTAATCGGCACTACACATGACTG GTGCGAGGCCTTCTCAACGTACCCTCGTACTTATGACCTCCTCCATGCTTGGACCGTCTTCTCTGACATTGAAAAGAAAGGGTGCAGCGTCGAAGACCTGCTTCTCGAGATGGACCGCATTCTCAGACCAACTGGTTTTGTGATCGTCCGTGACAAGAAGCCGGTCATAGATTTTGTTAAGAAGTACCTGACAGCCCTGCTCTGGGAATCAGTAGCTTCCACAGATCCCCAAGCCAATTCCGAAGACGAGGAAGTGGTGTTAGTGATACAGAAAAAACTGTGGCTGGTAGacgaaggcaccaaggattcagcATAA